From the Athene noctua unplaced genomic scaffold, bAthNoc1.hap1.1 HAP1_HAP1_scaffold_258, whole genome shotgun sequence genome, one window contains:
- the LOC141955456 gene encoding coiled-coil domain-containing protein 183-like: protein MDATRAAGLKGRGRSTSSVPGRKAKLSQHARDLRTVIALQGAAPWAARGRDGAGGGLSVPPSSCVVPTAPSCPAEQEREAFTWSCGEELQQKSERLPRLCEAVQDVRAPSGAQKVTQEKLRAEIHARVNTCNLLLDQVRQRRRARDELQRRLQRLQAVEKEDKQQQAQLQAIRQLENSIEKMLLKVQAAQKVTALYVEVRDALRKELDHLPMHLDLLCGTAERYHRELEDAELVAADARRAAAVTKGDVEKLKTQMRADREFWCRSEAAQKLQLKEFLKRHLREQARHKLAVDLSKLQLQDPLAGTQLEDTKSQEEYKAWVTKKVEEAKAAVPCSHVWDMAGRFLEQQKASADLERYLQQCKEKQQALKETLHQLELKHDELKRRQPPNTLSCMDVNVSGCRKLEEELRRELQREEARREQMRTQMLKEEDLLLQFDHAVNNLAVLLRGITVPGQDAFVQAWSTQEKLQHCRQKLQYLVQRTASLPPESHSLNEDNATFVKVRNLLEQTMAQAPRSLKISLEDTKGRRAQRGHVPQRLSQPLPTGSSERPRLSPTVPADPDPGAASRPWV, encoded by the exons ATGGATGCCACACGCGCGGcggggctgaagggccgaggcAGGAGCACCAGCTCCGTGCCGGGCCGGAAGGCAAAGCTCAGCCAGCACGCCCGGGATCTGCGCACCGTCATCGCCTTGCAAGGTGCTGCCCCTTGGGCTgcgcggggacgggacggggcgggcggggggctctcGGTCCCCCCATCGTCCTGCGTGGTCCCAACAGCACCTTCGTgtcctgcagagcaagagagggaGGCTTTCACGTGGTCCTGCGGGGAAGAGCTCCAGCAGAAGAGCGAGCGGCTGCCCCGCCTGTGTGAGGCGGTGCAGGACGTCCGTGCCCCGAGCGGCGCCCAGAAG GTGACCCAGGAGAAGCTCCGGGCTGAAATCCATGCGCGGGTGAACACCTGTAACTTGCTGCTGGACCAGGTGAGGCAGCGGAGACGAGCCCGGGACGAGCTGCAGAGGCGGCTGCAGcgcctgcaggctgtggagaaggaggacaagcagcagcaggcgcAGCTGCAG gccaTTCGCCAGCTGGAGAACAGCATCGAGAAGATGCTCTTGAAAGTTCAGGCTGCACAGAAGGTGACAGCCCTGTACGTGGAGGTGCGGGATGCCCTGCGGAAG gagcTGGACCACCTGCCTATGCACCTGGACCTCCTGTGTGGGACGGCTGAACGCTACCATAGGGAGCTGGAAGATGCAGAGCTCGTGGCTGCAGATGCCCGCAGAGCGGCTGCTGTAACCAAG GGCGACGTGGAGAAGTTAAAAACCCAGATGCGGGCGGACAGAGAGTTCTGGTGCCGCTCCGAGGCCGCGCAGAAGCTGCAGCTCAAGGAATTCTTAAAAAGGCATCTGAgagag CAAGCCAGGCACAAGCTCGCCGTGGACTTGTCgaaactgcagctgcaggaccCTCTTGCGG GAACCCAACTGGAGGACACCAAGTCCCAGGAGGAGTACAAGGCCTGGGTCACCAAAAAGGTGGAGGAGGCCAAGGCTGCGGTGCCGTGCTCCCACGTCTGG GACATGGCTGGCAggttcctggagcagcagaaggccTCGGCGGACCTGGAGCGGTATCTCCAGCAgtgcaaggagaagcagcaggcgcTGAAGGAGACGCTgcaccagctggagctgaagcacGATGAGCTGAAGCGTCgccagccccccaacaccctcag TTGTATGGATGTGAATGTGTCTGGctgcaggaagctggaggaggagctgaggagggagctgcagcgggAGGAGGCTCGGCGGGAGCAGATGCGAACccagatgctgaaggaggaggatcTGCTGCTCCAGTTTGACCACGCTGTCAACAACCTGGCCGTCCTGCTGCGTGGCATCACGGTGCCCGGCCAG GACGCTTTTGTCCAGGCCTGGAGTACGCAGGAGAAGCTCCAGCACTGTAGGCAGAAGCTGCAGTACCTGGTGCAGCGCACGGCCAGCCTGCCCCCCGAGAGCCACAGCCTCAACGAGGACAATGCG ACTTTTGTCAAGGTCCGAAATCTCCTGGAGCAGACGATGGCACAGGCTCCCCGGAGCCTGAAGATTTCCTTGGAGGACACCAAGGGTAGGAGAGCACAGCGGGGACACGTCCCccagcgcctgtcccagcccctgcccacaggcagttCTGAGCGTCCTCGCCtgtctcccactgtcccagcagaccccgacccaggagctgcctccagaccttgggtctga